A genomic segment from Castor canadensis chromosome 1, mCasCan1.hap1v2, whole genome shotgun sequence encodes:
- the Ric3 gene encoding protein RIC-3 isoform X2 — MHHHSTPSRGQTPGARFQRSHLAEAFAKARGSGGGTGGGGSGRGLMGQIIPIYGFGIFLYILYILFKLSKGKTAEDRKCPTPTPGNTHRKITNFELAQLQEKLKETEEAMEKLINRVGPNGERAQTVPSDQEKRLLHQLREITRVMKEGKFTDRSTPEKEAEEAPYMEDWEGYPEETYPIYDLSDCIKHRQDTILVDYPNPKEPSAEEIAERMGVMEEEESDRLGWEHLPTDLRAQEDNSVTSCDSKSEICSCCFHEEEDPAVLAENAGFSADSCSEQEETTKEDWPRDFRDEGLDISTDKAYIGGMLRKRNLQGLE; from the exons ATGCATCATCACTCCACACCGTCACGTGGTCAGACCCCTGGGGCTCGTTTCCAGAGGTCTCACCTTGCAGAGGCATTTGCAAAGGCCAGAGGATCAGGTGGAGGCACTGGAGGAGGAGGCAGTGGACGAGGCTTGATGGGGCAGATTATTCCAATCTATGGCTTTgggatatttttatatatactgtACATTTTATTTAAG CTTTCAAAAGGGAAAACTGCAGAGGATCGGAAATGCCCTACTCCCACACCTGgaaacacacacaggaaaattA CCAATTTTGAGCTTGCTCAACtgcaagaaaaactgaaagagacagaggaagccaTGGAAAAATTAATCAACAGAGTGGGACCTAATGGTGAGAG AGCACAGACTGTGCCTTCTGACCAAGAGAAACGATTACTGCATCAACTCCGAGAAATAACCAGGGTCATGAAAGAGGGAAAGTTCACTGACAGATCCACTCCAGAGAAAGAAGCTGAAGAAGCCCCTTACATGGAGGACTGGGAAG GTTACCCTGAAGAGACTTATCCAATTTATGACCTTTCAGATTGTATCAAGCATAGGCAAGATACAATCCTGGTGGATTATCCTAATCCAAAAGAGCCCTCTGCTGAAGAAATAGCTGAAAGAATGGGAGTGATGGAAGAGGAGGAATCAGACCGTTTGGGCTGGGAACATCTGCCCACTGACCTCAGAGCCCAGGAAGATAATTCTGTTACCTCGTGTGACTCAAAGTCAGAAATATGTTCCTGCTGTTTTCATGAAGAAGAGGATCCTGCTGTCTTGGCAGAGAATGCTGGATTCAGTGCAGATAGCTGTAGTGAGCAAGAGGAAACCACCAAAGAAGACTGGCCCCGAGACTTTAGAGATGAAGGGTTGGATATCAGCACTGATAAAGCATATATAGGTGGCATGTTGAGGAAGCGTAACCTACAGGGTTTAGAGTGA
- the Ric3 gene encoding protein RIC-3 isoform X3 gives MCCTSFTSQLSKGKTAEDRKCPTPTPGNTHRKITNFELAQLQEKLKETEEAMEKLINRVGPNGERAQTVPSDQEKRLLHQLREITRVMKEGKFTDRSTPEKEAEEAPYMEDWEGYPEETYPIYDLSDCIKHRQDTILVDYPNPKEPSAEEIAERMGVMEEEESDRLGWEHLPTDLRAQEDNSVTSCDSKSEICSCCFHEEEDPAVLAENAGFSADSCSEQEETTKEDWPRDFRDEGLDISTDKAYIGGMLRKRNLQGLE, from the exons ATGTGCTGTACCTCCTTCACTTCTCAGCTTTCAAAAGGGAAAACTGCAGAGGATCGGAAATGCCCTACTCCCACACCTGgaaacacacacaggaaaattA CCAATTTTGAGCTTGCTCAACtgcaagaaaaactgaaagagacagaggaagccaTGGAAAAATTAATCAACAGAGTGGGACCTAATGGTGAGAG AGCACAGACTGTGCCTTCTGACCAAGAGAAACGATTACTGCATCAACTCCGAGAAATAACCAGGGTCATGAAAGAGGGAAAGTTCACTGACAGATCCACTCCAGAGAAAGAAGCTGAAGAAGCCCCTTACATGGAGGACTGGGAAG GTTACCCTGAAGAGACTTATCCAATTTATGACCTTTCAGATTGTATCAAGCATAGGCAAGATACAATCCTGGTGGATTATCCTAATCCAAAAGAGCCCTCTGCTGAAGAAATAGCTGAAAGAATGGGAGTGATGGAAGAGGAGGAATCAGACCGTTTGGGCTGGGAACATCTGCCCACTGACCTCAGAGCCCAGGAAGATAATTCTGTTACCTCGTGTGACTCAAAGTCAGAAATATGTTCCTGCTGTTTTCATGAAGAAGAGGATCCTGCTGTCTTGGCAGAGAATGCTGGATTCAGTGCAGATAGCTGTAGTGAGCAAGAGGAAACCACCAAAGAAGACTGGCCCCGAGACTTTAGAGATGAAGGGTTGGATATCAGCACTGATAAAGCATATATAGGTGGCATGTTGAGGAAGCGTAACCTACAGGGTTTAGAGTGA